Within the Salmo salar chromosome ssa12, Ssal_v3.1, whole genome shotgun sequence genome, the region cgtctggccactctaccataaaggcctgattggtggagtgctacagagatggttgtccttctggaaggttctcccatctccacagaggaactctagagctctgtcagtgaccatcaggttcttggtcacctccctgaccaaggcaattctcccccaattgctcagtttggccaggcaaccagctctaagaagattcttggtggttccaaaattcttccatttaagaatgacggaggccactgtgttcttggggaccttaaacgCTGCAAatagtttttggtacccttcctcagatctgtgcctcaactcaatcctgtctcagcgctctacagacaattccttcaacctcatagcttggtttttgctctgacatgcattttaaactgtgggaccttatatagacaggtgtgtgcctttcaaaatcatgtccaatcaattgaatttaccacaggtggactccaatcaagttgtagaaacatcaaggataatcaagggaaacaggatgcacctgagctcaatttcaagtctcatagcaaagggtctgaatacctttgtAAATAAAGGGTttcggtttttgctttgtcattatggggtattgtgtgtagattgctgaatgggttatatttatttaattcattttagaataaggctgtaacgtaacaaaatgtggaaaaagtcaaggggtctgaatactttccgaaggaacTGTATGTTGACAGACATCGGCAACTTATTTCCTGTCACTAAAATCTTTCTGTTCTTGCTACTACAACAATTTACCTATTGCCTGTTTTCACTGTCAGATATGTGAGAGGGGACCATGATTAATATGTAATGTTGACTCATATCTGTGCAGATCAGATCATGACTCAATGGCCTTGTTGGAGCCTTCCAACAGAGAACAACATATTAGACATATTAAAAGGTCATTTTATTTCATTAGGTACAAATAAGTATTGGATACTGGTTATGCTTTAAAAAGTACATCTCAACATGTACTACTGTTGTCAATTTAGCTTTTTGCCATTTAATGACATGCTCTCACTTAGTTGAAAAACAGATTTGCATAAAATATGATTTCAAGCAGTTCTGAATGAAGACACTTTGTTTAAAAGCTCCACTAAAATGTTTCATTTGGTTGATAAAAATTAGGTATTGTTGAAAATAAAAATAGATTTCTAAACTGAACAGCACGACACCATTCCCTTAAAAATCCCCTACCAGGAAAGAGGGGGGGTGCCAGTAAGTATAGCAGGGTTTGTTCCCATAACAGTAACTCTTCAGGTGTTAGTGCAAGAATTCTGTCTTTGAAATTCTGTGCTTTAACCTTACAATTATTCAAACATGACAGTATTGAAACGCTTTAACCTGTGCTCTAACCTTTCAATTCTGTCATGTTTGAATAATTGTAACACTGGCACCCAACTATTATTTTCCAACAGATATCATCCAGTTAAAATTGAGTTAATCAAAACAAAACTTCTACTTTGTTTTGACATTTTTAATTTCAAAAGTTTATAACACTTCACCTATAGATTGCAACATTTCTGAAGTCAGGTACATCACCTAACGATAAGGTGTAAAAACACAATGCTAGAAAAGGTTTTTTATCCATCATATTCCAAAAATGTGTTTCCCCAATCTCAAACTCCAGTTAAGTATCAATGGAAAATAAACTCCATATATATGTGTTACAAGGATGTGACCCTTATTCAGACTCCAGATTCAACAGAATGGCTacaaaaaaaatagttttttcaACAGATTTGAGTGCATTCCCAACAGGCTCAACTCCAAATCTATCAGATGTATTCAATGGGCCAAATACTACAAAAGGGCATGAGGGTCAGAAATTCACTTTCTAAGTTtgttatatggtgtgtgtgtgtgtgtgtgtgtgtatcagtgtggcTGAAGACAGGTAGGCATCTACTCTGCAGCCTTGTTGCTCTCCTCGGTTGGCTGTCCAGTAGTGGTTTCCACAGTCTTTGAGGCCTAGGAGGGAGGAAGCAAGGCCCCGATTAAGAATGGAGAGAGCAAACAGAATGTTTTGAATTAATTTGTTTTTCACCATTGTCATATCAAataccttctttttcttcttcttctgtgtttTGCGACTGGCTGAGCTCTGTAGTAGAGTCTGGGGGAGAAAAAGGGATTGTTTGCTGTCAATCAAGAGATGTCTTCCAAGGAAGAAAGCCACAACAGAACTGCTAAGTGTGGAAATACACTGGTCAAAACCTCAGATGCCATCTCACACCCTTATGCAGTTACTTAAAGTGTAGGCTCTGAGGTGCAAGTCCCTGTTCATTAATATAGTTATTCATGTAATATGAGCAGTGAAGAGCCATTCAGGTTGCCTGGGGCCATGGGCTGGGAGCCAGCTGGAAGCCCTACTTACCCTCAGGTCTGCATCCTGCACCTCGTGCTCTGACTTGTAGAGCTCTGCCTCAAAGGGTCCGCTGGTGATTTTATGGGGGCCGTTGGCCATCAGCAGCACTGTGAACTTAAACTGGGCCACAAACTCTcctgagaagcagagagagataatgagacaCGTAGttaggaaaaaaagaaagaaacagTGCACAGAGGATAGGAAAAGAAAGATGCAGAGAGACTCACCATCCTTCTCATTGAGCACACTGAAAGGCTGTAGCAACTCGTGTTTGGCACACTCCACCACGCCCAGGCGGGCTTTTGCCTCATCCTCAAACGccctgaagagaggagaggaacaagacacacctgttagcTGAGGAGGTCTCCAATGGACATTCAAAGCACCTGACTCACAGCATCAGTGAGATGGTTGATGAAAAAAAGTCCACGTCTTTAATGATAAGATTATGGTGTTGATGCGGTTGGTTATAACAAGTCTCTGACACTTCTAATATGAGGACATCCTACCTGAGAGTGAAGGGCATGGCGTCGAAGCGTCGCTCCACCTCGCTGAAGAACATGCGGGAGGTCTTCATCTTCAGCCCGTACTGCTTACTGGGGTCCCTCTTGTAAATGGTGGTCCTCTGGCCTCCATCCCTGGCCTGGGCAGGGGACAGGAGCATAGAAACATCAGTATTGGACAGTCACATTTAGCCAGGTAAGAAAttaaaaggaaaaaaaggatagTTCAGACTCAGTAATAATGCCCTTTTCTAGCCATGTTACCGCATGGGGGCATTGGGatccccccctcgctctctcaccTTCCCTTCACCAGTGCTGATCAGCACATCAACAGCGTAGACCTCGTGCACCTCAAACTCCGCCTTCTCATGGTCCTTCCTGCAGATGGGCATCAACAGTAGCCAATCAGAGCAACTCACATCTTTCATTTATCATTCAGTCCTAGTgactagggctgtgacggtcatggaattttggatcgGCCAAATTACCGTTATAACTGTTCGAatagcaaaaaaacaacaacaaaaaaacgttcTCCTCATGACTGCATGTGCTCCTAGGCATTGCCTTGGACTCAAATCAGAAACTGTGTTTACTGTTTAGCTAAGCTGACTGACAGCTAGCAGagaggatagctagctagctggagtTAGCTAGCCTAACTTGCTGACATTTCTCTGTGAAGTCACAGAGTGTGCCCTGTTTTTGGTAATCCATTGGGTGCATGTTTTCCCATGATTGCTACAATACTGTACCTTGCTGAAACAAGGAGCAACAATGTTTCATCATGGTGTAAAAAGACCATGTTAGTACGGAAACTGACTCAACTTCACTTCTTGTCTTTTTGAATGCCTGGCCATTCCATCTTCAGTTCCACAACACAAAATTCAAAAACTGGCTAGTTTTGTCTCCTCTCGTCTCTTCTTATGTCAGCTGTTAGATGTGAACCAGACTTACTTTtatagaaaacaaaaatataaatgcaacatgctgtCTGCCGTGGTACTGCACTTCATCAAAGCACTATTCTCTACATGTGTTCAAGTGCTTGGACATTAATGTAcctttgctggtctgtggggttctGAATGATGGTTTTCTCTCCATCGATAACGTGTTGCTTCAGCTGATGAGATAACATACCTTAAACAGAAAGATAAAAAGCCATTACAACAGTTCTCGCTCCACATTTTACTGCAGTCACACAACAGTTAACTTCATAGACTGGTTGGCTGACAATGTCCTGAAAATGATGCTTGTGCATTgatggtagaggtcgaccgattaatcggaatggccgattaactaGGGCCgaattcaagttttcataacaatcggtaatcagtatttttggccaccgatttttttttaattttaacttaatttttttaatataaatattttttaactaggcaagtcagttaagaacacattcttattttcaatgacggcctaggaacggtgggttaactgccttgttcaggggcagaacgacagatttttaccttttcagcttggggatgcaaccttacggttaactagtccaacgctctaaccacctgctttacattgcactccacgaggagcctgcctgttacgcgaatgcagtaagaagccaaggtaagttgctagctagcattacacttatcttataaaaacaatcaatcaatcaatcataatcactagttaactacacatggttgatgatattactagtttatctagcccgTCCTGCGTTGCAAaaaatcgatgcggtgcgcattcgcgaaaaaggtctgtcgttgctccaacttgtacctaaccataaacatcaatgtctttcttaaaatcaatacacaagtatatatttttaaacccgcatctttagttaatattgcctgctaacatgaatttcttttaactagggaaaatgtgtcacctctgcaacagagtcagggtatatgcagcaatttgggccgcctggctcgttgcgaactgtgaagactatttcttcctaacaaagacagccgacttcgccaaacgggggatgatttaacaaaagcgcatttgcgaaaaaagcacaatcgttgcacgactgtacctaaccataaacatcaatgcctttcttaaaatcaatacacagaagtatatatttttaaacctgcatatttagctaaaagaaatccaggttagcaggcaatattaaccaggtgaaattgtcacttctcttccgttcattgcacgcagagtcagggtatatgcaacagtttgggccgcctggctcgttgcaaactaatttgccagaattttacggaattatgacataacattgaaggttgtgcaatgtaacaagaacatttagacttatggatgccacccgttagttaaaatacggaacggttccgtatttcactgaaagaataaacatgatagtttccggattcgaccatattaatgacctaaggctcgtatttctgtgtgttattatgttataagtctatgatttgatagagcagtctaacTGAGCGCTGGTAGGCACCAgctggctcgtaagcattcattcaaaatagcactttcgtgcgttttgccagcagctcttcgcaatgcattgcgctgtttatgacttcaagcctgtcaactcccaagatgaggctggtgtaaccgatgtgaaatggctagctagttagccgggtgcgcgctaatagcgtttcaaacgtcactcgctctgagacttggagtagttgttccccttgctctgcatgggtaacgctgcttcgagggtggctgttgtcgatgtgttcctgg harbors:
- the LOC106565538 gene encoding proliferation-associated protein 2G4 isoform X1, which gives rise to MSDNEEQEQTIAEDLVVTKYKMGGDIANQALRVVIEASKSGVSVLSLCEKGDAHIMAETGKVFRKEKDLKKGIAFPTSVSVNNCVCHFSPLKSDPDYTLKDGDLVKIDLGVHVDGFIANVAHSFVVGATKEAPVTGKKADVIKAAHLCAEAALRLVKPGNQNSKVTEAWNKIAQSFKCTAIEGMLSHQLKQHVIDGEKTIIQNPTDQQRKDHEKAEFEVHEVYAVDVLISTGEGKARDGGQRTTIYKRDPSKQYGLKMKTSRMFFSEVERRFDAMPFTLRAFEDEAKARLGVVECAKHELLQPFSVLNEKDGEFVAQFKFTVLLMANGPHKITSGPFEAELYKSEHEVQDADLRTLLQSSASRKTQKKKKKKASKTVETTTGQPTEESNKAAE
- the LOC106565538 gene encoding proliferation-associated protein 2G4 isoform X2, producing MAETGKVFRKEKDLKKGIAFPTSVSVNNCVCHFSPLKSDPDYTLKDGDLVKIDLGVHVDGFIANVAHSFVVGATKEAPVTGKKADVIKAAHLCAEAALRLVKPGNQNSKVTEAWNKIAQSFKCTAIEGMLSHQLKQHVIDGEKTIIQNPTDQQRKDHEKAEFEVHEVYAVDVLISTGEGKARDGGQRTTIYKRDPSKQYGLKMKTSRMFFSEVERRFDAMPFTLRAFEDEAKARLGVVECAKHELLQPFSVLNEKDGEFVAQFKFTVLLMANGPHKITSGPFEAELYKSEHEVQDADLRTLLQSSASRKTQKKKKKKASKTVETTTGQPTEESNKAAE